The Oceanispirochaeta sp. M1 genome segment CATACACGATTTGTCAGATAAAGAAAAAGCTTGTCCCCACTGTCATACCGAGAGACCGCTTATCGGACAGGAAGAGTCTGAAGAGCTGCAATTCATTCCGGCCAAAGTAATCGTAAGAAGACACATCAAATTGAAATATGGACCCTGTACTTGTGAAATTTTTCAAAATGATGAAGATGTTCCAACAATTATCAGGGCAAAAGCTCCTCCACGGATCATGCCTGGAAGCATCGCTTCATCGGGACTTTTAAGTTACATCCTCGTTGAGACTGTAGAAAAAGCCAGCTTTTCAACAGTTCTCATGAAATCTATGGTAAAATTTAGAAAACGGAGGTTCATCTTATGGCAAGATACAAAGAGTATTCTTATGACCAGACTATGATGATTC includes the following:
- a CDS encoding IS66 family transposase zinc-finger binding domain-containing protein, whose product is MATGEDKSSLPDDIEKLKQLVLDMQEKQRKQDVLIQSLQDEILFIKGLKYARTSEKWTVEDKKQMVLFNEIEQIDTDTDEQPEQPEKKNRKGKTGGRKPIPANIPREEVIHDLSDKEKACPHCHTERPLIGQEESEELQFIPAKVIVRRHIKLKYGPCTCEIFQNDEDVPTIIRAKAPPRIMPGSIASSGLLSYILVETVEKASFSTVLMKSMVKFRKRRFILWQDTKSILMTRL